The following proteins come from a genomic window of Triticum aestivum cultivar Chinese Spring chromosome 6A, IWGSC CS RefSeq v2.1, whole genome shotgun sequence:
- the LOC123129491 gene encoding uncharacterized protein encodes MIKRKIQDKLVLNLLVRACPPPDTDFERQHFEKPDLSTVVYQEPVVYDLSEPPILAVDQEGVVFESQCSTHHPVAPAGVCTQESRNATNKLKAVLEEEEEGYQGFEAYEDSDSSDEDGQIGSYPNYMVDEEDVEVEEGKRQRELEVQEEESDDDQSEEEEMLHYEGDTGVEDPFEVEEDRTFEQEEETIVEPVKKKQKLPVRRGPTTRSHCSELPEVEPDFRPSSDEEEEGLLRESDDDGFQPLSFVLQKKRKSRAKKRPPRKWYNEKMEQPHEQLCMKLCFRDQHQFREALLNLHITQARNFRYHRNSDQRIIVECTDKKCQFLMVAAVIKGEKTFVIKKMRLEHTCPSTTETTRVSAKGLAQKYEHLFRSDITTGIQTIIDACNEKYGVDVPKCMAYRAKNIAIDAVLGDHRKQYPRLKDYAQTVMDTNPGSELIGDLRDEVWRLKGATVARSEDQFPILTPSEDDGTREAMFVSLQTQLREKNAEIAGIRAKFHNVLFLFTIFVLGLVAGKILS; translated from the coding sequence ATGATAAAGAGGAAGATCCAGGACAAATTGGTGCTTAATTTGCTAGTCAGGGCTTGTCCACCCCCTGATACTGATTTTGAGAGGCAGCATTTTGAAAAGCCAGACTTGTCCACTGTGGTGTACCAAGAGCCTGTTGTTTATGATCTGAGTGAGCCTCCTATCTTAGCTGTTGATCAGGAAGGAGTAGTCTTTGAGAGTCAATGTAGCACACATCACCCTGTTGCTCCTGCTGGTGTTTGCACACAAGAAAGCAGAAATGCAACTAACAAGTTGAAAGCAgttttggaagaagaagaagagggatatcAAGGATTTGAGGCTTATGAGGACAGTGATTCCTCTGATGAGGATGGTCAAATTGGAAGTTACCCTAATTACATGGTTGATGAAGAAGATGTAGAGGTGGAAGAGGGAAAGAGGCAGAGAGAGCTAGAAGTACAAGAGGAAGAATCAGATGATGATCAATCAGAAGAGGAAGAAATGctgcattatgagggtgacactgGAGTTGAGGACCCATTTGAGGTAGAGGAAGATAGGACTTTTGAACAAGAAGAAGAAACTATAGTTGAACCtgtaaagaagaagcagaagctgcCAGTTAGAAGAGGCCCAACCACTAGGTCACATTGTAGTGAGCTACCAGAGGTTGAACCTGATTTCAGAccatcatcagatgaagaagaggaggggtTGTTGAGGGAGAGTGATGATGATGGTTTTCAGCCACTCTCTTTTGTCCTACAAAAGAAAAGGAAGAGTAGGGCAAAGAAAAGGCCTCCTAGGAAGTGGTACAATGAGAAAATGGAGCAACCACATGAGCAACTGTGTATGAAGTTGTGTTTTAGGGATCAACATCAATTCAGAGAagctttgttgaatttgcacatCACCCAGGCCAGGAATTTCAGGTATCACAGGAATTCAGATCAGAGGATAATTGTTGAGTGTACAGATAAAAAATGCCAGTTCTTAATGGTGGCAGCAGTTATAAAAGGGGAGAAAACATTTGTAATTAAGAAGATGAGACTAGAGCACACTTGCCCTAGTACCACTGAGACCACCAGGGTTAGTGCTAAGGGGCTAGCACAGAAATATGAGCATCTCTTTAGATCTGATATAACTACTGGTATTCAGACTATAATTGATGCATGCAATGAAAAATATGGTGTAGATGTGCCCAAGTGCATGGCATATAGGGCAAAGAACATAGCTATTGATGCTGTGTTAGGAGATCACAGGAAGCAATATCCTAGGCTTAAAGACTATGCTCAGACTGTCATGGACACAAACCCTGGGAGTGAGCTCATTGGGGATCTGCGTGATGAAGTATGGAGGCTTAAAGGTGCAACTGTTGCTAGATCTGAAGATCAATTTCCAATCCTGACTCCAAGTGAAGATGATGGCACAAGGGAGGCCATGTTTGTGT